Proteins encoded together in one Bacteroides ovatus window:
- a CDS encoding DUF4120 domain-containing protein — translation MKIMCKQEYYNQVVQYAESIKDTSLQNCMERLEAWEKNPDRPCEIELYHDWAPYSFGFTQRYPDGSRGIVGGLLYHGSPDESFAVQLTPFKGWQIHT, via the coding sequence ATGAAAATCATGTGCAAACAGGAGTACTACAACCAGGTAGTACAGTATGCGGAATCAATCAAGGACACTTCACTGCAGAACTGCATGGAACGTCTTGAAGCATGGGAAAAGAATCCGGACCGCCCGTGTGAGATAGAGCTCTACCACGACTGGGCGCCCTATTCGTTCGGGTTCACCCAAAGGTACCCGGACGGCAGCAGAGGGATTGTCGGAGGGCTGCTCTATCACGGTTCACCGGATGAATCGTTTGCCGTACAGTTGACTCCCTTCAAAGGATGGCAGATACACACTTAA